Proteins from one Brevibacillus humidisoli genomic window:
- a CDS encoding nucleotidyltransferase-like protein: METTLQNHVSRIVQRGPVQSVLLLQSIDKYSAFLDGANFLFLVVVNRPTPAWESKSYMFKGSRLVEHYVSQWVVERWTVQGTPEKIIHWLSQAEIMFDKEDYIKRMLDLLIPLPKQVQKKKVCEEYARFLRRYLEAKELLRLDQVLDAYQSVSNALYHWARLVIYEAGEQPGELLWQQVRAIEPSVCKLYEELICGQEPLAKRIELQLLPIEFSVMSKMKACTAFVTEILQSRARPWSLEELQQHPRLTNTAIDLPLLLEKMAARSIIQEVVLHNHDANVMTRGYILAG, from the coding sequence GTGGAAACAACTCTGCAGAATCACGTGTCGAGGATCGTGCAGCGTGGACCAGTGCAGTCTGTACTGCTGCTTCAGAGTATCGACAAGTACAGTGCGTTTCTGGATGGTGCCAACTTTTTGTTCCTGGTAGTAGTTAACCGGCCGACTCCGGCTTGGGAGAGTAAGTCCTACATGTTTAAAGGGAGTCGGCTTGTGGAGCACTACGTAAGCCAATGGGTGGTGGAACGGTGGACCGTGCAAGGAACGCCGGAAAAAATCATTCACTGGCTGTCGCAGGCAGAAATCATGTTTGACAAGGAGGATTACATCAAGAGAATGCTCGATTTGTTGATTCCACTGCCAAAGCAGGTGCAGAAGAAGAAAGTCTGCGAGGAGTATGCTCGCTTTCTCCGGCGTTATCTGGAGGCAAAAGAACTGCTCCGTCTGGATCAGGTATTGGATGCCTACCAATCCGTTTCAAACGCTTTGTATCACTGGGCCCGACTCGTTATTTACGAGGCGGGAGAACAACCGGGGGAACTGCTGTGGCAGCAAGTTCGGGCGATTGAACCCTCCGTATGCAAACTGTACGAAGAACTGATCTGTGGCCAGGAACCTCTCGCCAAGCGAATTGAATTGCAACTGCTGCCAATCGAGTTTAGCGTGATGTCTAAGATGAAGGCATGCACCGCTTTTGTAACAGAGATTTTACAGTCGCGCGCCCGTCCATGGTCACTTGAAGAATTACAGCAGCATCCGCGGTTGACCAATACGGCTATCGATTTGCCGCTATTGTTGGAAAAGATGGCGGCAAGGTCGATTATCCAAGAGGTTGTCCTGCACAATCATGACGCCAATGTGATGACACGGGGGTACATCCTGGCAGGGTAA
- a CDS encoding complex I NDUFA9 subunit family protein, translating into MKVLLTGATGYVGKGILPQLTADGHDVVCLIRPGSERKLTAAVEHMGAVSVQTGDLFDQESLEAAVAGCDAIIHLVGIIREKPKKGITFDQVHVTGTRHLVEAAKKAGISRFIQMSALGARANAVSSYHQTKFAAEQIVIESGIPYTIFRPSVIFGPDDEFANMLADLVRLPLTPVIGSGTYRLQPVARQTVAEVFTQALTREAAVNQTFEVGGPEQLTYLQILDTIGRVLGKSKVRKVKVPLPLMKPVINVMEGFSFFPITNTQLTMLLEENICQDGDRLYKAFSASPIRFESGIATYLR; encoded by the coding sequence ATGAAAGTGCTGCTAACTGGAGCAACAGGTTATGTAGGGAAAGGAATATTACCCCAGCTCACCGCAGATGGTCACGACGTCGTCTGTCTGATCCGCCCGGGTTCGGAACGAAAGCTAACAGCTGCCGTTGAACATATGGGGGCGGTCTCCGTGCAGACCGGAGATCTGTTTGATCAGGAGTCGCTAGAGGCAGCCGTGGCAGGCTGTGATGCCATCATTCATCTGGTCGGAATCATCCGTGAAAAACCGAAAAAAGGGATTACCTTTGATCAGGTCCACGTGACTGGAACTCGTCATCTGGTGGAAGCAGCGAAGAAAGCAGGCATCAGCCGATTCATCCAAATGAGTGCGCTTGGCGCCAGGGCCAATGCCGTCAGTTCCTACCATCAAACCAAGTTCGCAGCCGAGCAGATCGTGATCGAAAGCGGCATCCCCTATACCATCTTCCGTCCCTCCGTGATCTTCGGCCCTGATGACGAATTTGCCAACATGCTGGCTGACCTCGTCCGTCTGCCGCTGACACCGGTGATTGGCAGCGGCACGTACCGACTGCAGCCGGTCGCCCGACAAACCGTTGCCGAGGTCTTTACCCAGGCGCTCACGCGAGAAGCTGCTGTTAACCAGACTTTTGAGGTGGGAGGGCCGGAACAGCTTACCTATCTGCAGATTCTGGACACGATCGGGCGTGTGCTCGGAAAATCCAAGGTGCGGAAAGTTAAAGTACCGCTCCCTTTGATGAAGCCGGTCATCAACGTCATGGAAGGATTCTCGTTTTTTCCGATAACTAATACACAACTCACCATGCTGCTGGAAGAGAACATCTGCCAGGATGGCGACCGTCTGTACAAAGCCTTTTCTGCCTCGCCCATCCGCTTCGAGTCGGGGATTGCAACCTATCTGCGTTGA
- a CDS encoding glycosyl hydrolase family 18 protein gives MFATFVFLVMVASMVWYFLQLPSTERVAPYDGQSNVVLYQGEVYPRSFQMEQNQLLLPFAFVKEQLDPHLYWDEPSQSVVVTTRDKVLRMESEKLVAFLNKTPVELRVPVKDVEGKRYIPYAPLEKLYDYQVRYIPETNVVVVERAGETIQQGLVTAGSSEQTEPLPLRTGATEKAPIVAELKPKAAVDILEEETGWYRVQTADGLIGYLPEENVTLTDIRNVAAPDGTDTQKAQKTAWKPLGRKITLVWEHVVSRTPDTSKIPPMTGVNVVSPTWFELSDDQANLANKADPAYVQWAHKQGYQVWGLVSNGFNPDWTQAMLSDFHQREKMIAQILHYANLYDLDGINLDFENVYLADKERLVQFVRELTPYLHEQGLTVSMDVTIKSTSERWSMFYDRAALAEVVDYIAVMTYDEHWASSPTAGSVASLPWVEKGLQGVLEEVPNEKLLLGVPFYTRLWKEEKQPDGTLKVTSKALSMAKAESWLAERKLTPQPDAESGQLYASYVDPADGATYKIWLEDSSSMAKRAALVRKYDLAGIAAWRRGFEQPPIWETIEEGLHKR, from the coding sequence ATGTTCGCAACATTCGTATTCTTGGTAATGGTCGCTTCAATGGTTTGGTATTTCTTGCAGTTACCTTCAACAGAGCGGGTTGCTCCTTATGATGGACAATCCAACGTGGTTCTTTATCAAGGTGAGGTATATCCGCGATCGTTCCAGATGGAGCAGAATCAACTACTGCTCCCGTTTGCTTTTGTGAAGGAGCAGTTGGACCCGCATCTCTACTGGGACGAACCAAGTCAGTCGGTTGTGGTTACCACCCGTGACAAAGTGCTGCGCATGGAAAGCGAGAAACTAGTCGCTTTTTTAAACAAGACACCAGTAGAACTAAGGGTACCGGTGAAGGATGTGGAAGGTAAACGATACATTCCGTACGCCCCATTGGAGAAGCTGTACGATTATCAGGTAAGGTACATCCCGGAGACTAATGTTGTCGTGGTGGAGCGAGCAGGGGAGACGATTCAACAGGGGTTGGTCACTGCCGGGTCGTCAGAGCAGACAGAACCGCTGCCGCTGCGAACCGGTGCCACTGAGAAGGCGCCGATCGTGGCAGAGCTGAAGCCAAAGGCCGCTGTGGACATCCTTGAGGAAGAGACGGGATGGTACCGCGTACAAACCGCTGATGGACTGATCGGATATCTCCCTGAGGAGAACGTGACATTGACAGATATCCGCAATGTCGCAGCCCCGGATGGTACCGACACGCAGAAAGCACAGAAGACGGCCTGGAAGCCGCTAGGTCGGAAGATTACGCTGGTGTGGGAGCATGTTGTGAGCCGAACGCCTGACACATCAAAGATACCGCCAATGACAGGAGTCAATGTGGTTTCTCCTACCTGGTTTGAATTGTCGGACGATCAAGCCAATCTGGCCAACAAAGCCGATCCGGCTTATGTCCAATGGGCGCACAAACAAGGGTACCAAGTATGGGGACTCGTCTCCAACGGCTTTAATCCTGACTGGACGCAGGCGATGTTGTCTGATTTTCATCAGCGGGAGAAAATGATTGCCCAGATTCTCCATTATGCAAACCTCTACGATCTGGACGGCATTAATCTCGACTTTGAGAATGTGTATCTAGCGGATAAAGAGCGGCTGGTTCAGTTTGTTCGTGAACTGACACCGTATTTGCATGAACAGGGTTTAACCGTCTCGATGGACGTAACGATTAAATCGACAAGCGAACGTTGGTCGATGTTTTACGATCGGGCCGCTTTGGCTGAAGTTGTCGATTATATAGCAGTGATGACCTACGACGAACACTGGGCCAGCAGTCCAACTGCAGGTTCAGTTGCTTCTCTGCCGTGGGTGGAGAAAGGGCTGCAGGGAGTTTTGGAAGAAGTGCCAAACGAGAAGCTGCTCTTGGGTGTTCCTTTTTATACGCGTCTGTGGAAAGAGGAGAAGCAGCCGGATGGAACACTCAAAGTGACTTCAAAGGCTCTCTCTATGGCCAAGGCTGAAAGTTGGCTGGCAGAGCGCAAGCTGACTCCGCAGCCGGATGCCGAATCGGGTCAACTATATGCTAGTTATGTAGATCCCGCAGACGGAGCTACCTATAAGATCTGGTTGGAAGACAGCAGTTCCATGGCCAAGCGGGCAGCGTTGGTGCGCAAGTACGACCTGGCTGGCATTGCTGCCTGGCGGCGGGGCTTTGAGCAGCCGCCCATCTGGGAAACGATTGAGGAAGGGCTTCACAAACGATGA
- a CDS encoding Fur family transcriptional regulator has product MSQRVEKAVEILKNTGVRMTPQRHAILAYLLETMSHPTADEIYKALEGKFPNMSVATVYNNLRVFKEAGLVRELTYGDASSRFDANTMEEHYHIICSKCGDIRDFHYPYLHQIEEDAGKSAGFKVTGHRMEVYGICPDCQNQQSH; this is encoded by the coding sequence ATGTCACAGCGTGTGGAAAAAGCGGTCGAGATATTAAAGAACACAGGTGTCCGCATGACCCCACAACGTCATGCCATATTAGCGTATTTGCTTGAAACTATGTCTCATCCGACAGCAGATGAGATCTACAAGGCGTTAGAGGGTAAATTTCCTAATATGAGCGTGGCTACTGTTTACAACAATCTGCGCGTTTTTAAAGAAGCTGGGCTGGTCCGGGAACTTACCTATGGCGATGCTTCCAGCCGATTTGATGCTAACACGATGGAAGAACACTACCACATCATCTGTTCGAAGTGTGGTGATATCAGGGATTTTCACTACCCGTACCTGCATCAGATCGAAGAGGATGCCGGGAAATCGGCAGGTTTCAAAGTGACAGGCCATCGCATGGAAGTGTACGGGATTTGCCCCGATTGCCAAAACCAGCAGTCACATTAA
- a CDS encoding DUF2614 family zinc ribbon-containing protein, producing the protein MKQTDHISKIKRMRTWANWNMGIGIVVMYLGYAFFAGYLGSFLERSYLFMTLMLVLGFVMMMISTVLFMISGMVSTTSPQVKCPSCGKVTKMLGKEDACMFCGQPLFLSDEERPHQRG; encoded by the coding sequence ATGAAACAGACGGATCACATAAGCAAAATCAAGCGCATGCGCACCTGGGCAAACTGGAATATGGGTATTGGTATCGTCGTCATGTACCTCGGGTACGCTTTCTTTGCGGGATATCTTGGTTCGTTCCTGGAACGTTCCTATCTTTTTATGACACTTATGCTCGTCCTGGGTTTTGTCATGATGATGATCAGCACGGTGCTGTTCATGATTTCCGGGATGGTTTCCACTACTTCACCACAAGTAAAATGTCCCAGCTGCGGAAAAGTAACAAAAATGCTGGGCAAGGAAGATGCCTGCATGTTTTGCGGACAGCCGCTTTTCTTAAGTGACGAAGAACGACCCCATCAGCGGGGATGA
- the nth gene encoding endonuclease III, whose amino-acid sequence MNKSTTPQKKTVKKRSGHRRVPVDEILDTLQQTYPDAHCELNYRTPFELLIATILSAQCTDKRVNEITAPLFEKYNKPEDFLHLTQEEMEEQIKGLGLYKNKSKNILETCRILYEKYNGEVPQTHAELEALPGVGRKTANVVLSNAFGIPAIAVDTHVFRVANRLGLANSEQVDETEHQLMKRIPKEKWSDAHHWLIWHGRRICSARNPKCGDCPLQENCRYAKQASKKKKR is encoded by the coding sequence ATGAACAAAAGCACGACACCACAGAAGAAAACCGTAAAAAAACGATCTGGACACAGACGAGTGCCGGTCGACGAGATATTGGATACCCTGCAGCAAACTTACCCTGATGCACATTGTGAGCTGAATTATCGAACGCCTTTTGAACTGCTGATCGCGACCATTCTTTCCGCCCAGTGCACCGATAAGCGAGTAAATGAAATTACCGCACCACTATTTGAAAAGTACAACAAACCAGAGGATTTTCTGCACCTGACCCAGGAAGAAATGGAAGAACAGATAAAAGGACTTGGTTTGTACAAAAATAAGAGTAAAAACATCTTGGAGACCTGTCGAATTCTATATGAAAAGTACAACGGGGAAGTGCCGCAGACACATGCGGAATTGGAGGCCCTTCCTGGAGTTGGCCGAAAAACGGCCAATGTGGTGTTGTCCAATGCCTTTGGCATCCCGGCCATCGCTGTCGATACACATGTTTTCCGTGTCGCCAATCGCTTGGGGCTAGCCAACAGTGAACAGGTGGACGAAACGGAACACCAGTTGATGAAGCGAATCCCCAAAGAAAAGTGGTCCGATGCCCACCACTGGTTGATTTGGCACGGGCGCCGGATCTGCTCAGCCCGTAACCCGAAATGCGGCGACTGTCCGCTGCAAGAAAACTGCCGCTATGCCAAACAGGCATCCAAGAAAAAGAAGCGCTGA